One window of Desulfovibrio subterraneus genomic DNA carries:
- the lptF gene encoding LPS export ABC transporter permease LptF, protein MLHRQIFKELSSLFSLCLGSLLSLILIGRVLQLRELFLGLEVGPADMAMLFVYLGPFFLLLIVPIACMLSVFLTFLRMSTDRELVALKAGGLSLYQLLPAPIIFCLLCTLFNMGISMYGLSWGMGNFRSTIVDIVQTRARIVIQPGVFNQSIPGIMVYARKVDNASGKMEEVMVEDSTREGATIAITAPRGIIETDKIRGDILVRLADGKVYRQQKGSVSVLSFREYTVRLDLNKLVTGFDLGEVKPKEMSWTGLKKLYAAPGEFADNLNYMRKVEVEMQKRLALPIACFILGLFAMPLACAFEGMERQMGVIMALVNFLVYYSLLSVGFSAGESGTVSPVVGVWLPNLMFAILAAVGLQRAARERSLNVVGMLKHAAFLHRRKERAACR, encoded by the coding sequence TTGCTGCACCGACAAATTTTCAAGGAACTATCGTCCCTGTTCAGCCTGTGTCTGGGCTCGCTGCTGTCATTGATACTGATCGGCCGTGTTCTGCAGTTGCGGGAGCTTTTTCTCGGGCTGGAAGTCGGACCGGCAGATATGGCTATGCTATTCGTTTATCTGGGGCCGTTCTTCCTGCTGCTCATAGTTCCGATAGCCTGTATGCTCAGTGTGTTTCTGACCTTTCTGCGCATGAGCACAGACAGGGAGCTTGTTGCCCTTAAGGCCGGCGGACTGAGTCTGTATCAGCTTTTGCCGGCTCCAATCATATTCTGCCTGCTGTGCACCCTCTTCAACATGGGTATTTCCATGTACGGGCTTTCGTGGGGGATGGGCAATTTCCGATCGACCATTGTGGATATCGTGCAGACGCGTGCACGCATAGTCATACAACCCGGTGTGTTCAATCAGAGCATCCCGGGAATTATGGTTTATGCCCGCAAGGTGGATAATGCCAGTGGCAAGATGGAAGAGGTTATGGTGGAAGACAGCACCCGTGAGGGGGCTACCATTGCCATTACCGCACCGCGGGGGATAATCGAGACGGACAAGATCCGTGGCGATATTCTGGTCCGTCTTGCGGACGGAAAGGTTTACCGGCAGCAGAAAGGAAGCGTGAGTGTGCTCTCCTTCAGAGAATACACTGTCCGGCTTGACCTGAACAAGCTTGTTACCGGATTCGATCTTGGCGAGGTTAAACCCAAGGAAATGTCGTGGACAGGGCTTAAAAAGCTGTATGCCGCCCCTGGAGAATTCGCCGACAATCTCAACTATATGCGCAAGGTGGAGGTTGAGATGCAGAAGCGTCTGGCCCTGCCGATTGCGTGCTTTATTCTTGGTCTTTTTGCCATGCCGCTTGCCTGCGCGTTTGAGGGGATGGAACGACAGATGGGCGTCATCATGGCCCTTGTCAATTTTCTGGTGTACTACAGCCTGCTGTCTGTCGGTTTTTCCGCTGGGGAATCGGGCACAGTTTCGCCGGTGGTGGGCGTGTGGCTGCCGAACCTGATGTTTGCAATTCTTGCGGCCGTGGGGCTGCAGCGTGCCGCCCGTGAACGTTCCCTCAACGTTGTTGGTATGTTGAAGCATGCCGCCTTCCTGCATCGTCGCAAGGAGCGTGCTGCATGTCGTTGA
- a CDS encoding contractile injection system protein, VgrG/Pvc8 family has protein sequence MADTFRPSYRIEANGNDITAAIRQRFISMTLTDEAGIASDCMTLELDDSGAGINLPATGAELRVWLGYEGAARFMGLYVVDEIELKGPPDRMTITAKAAPMKDSKAYTALHTQHNRSWTPRTLGDLAASIAAEHGLTPAVSPALASHTLPHLDQADESNMNLLTRVAKSVGGIAKANDGKLIIVPQGEGKTISGKSMPTVSIARTSGTSHSVKLIGRQDYKRVVTVWRDTNAAQDKEATAGEGEPVRRIRHVYPDQAAAEKAAQTSLEAYRRGKSTLSVSLPGRTELAAEGRLILSGFRSGVNGEWSITRVTHKMSAGGYVTDVEGEVPK, from the coding sequence ATGGCTGATACTTTCCGCCCTTCCTACCGTATTGAAGCCAATGGCAACGACATAACCGCAGCTATCCGGCAGCGGTTTATTTCTATGACCCTGACGGATGAAGCGGGTATCGCATCCGATTGCATGACCCTGGAACTGGACGACAGCGGCGCGGGCATTAATCTGCCTGCAACCGGCGCGGAATTGCGCGTATGGTTGGGCTATGAAGGGGCCGCCCGTTTTATGGGCCTGTATGTGGTGGATGAGATTGAACTGAAAGGGCCGCCGGATCGTATGACCATTACGGCCAAGGCCGCCCCGATGAAGGATAGCAAGGCGTACACCGCATTGCACACACAGCATAACCGCTCATGGACTCCCCGCACCCTTGGCGACCTTGCCGCATCCATAGCCGCAGAGCATGGCCTTACCCCTGCCGTAAGCCCCGCGCTTGCAAGTCATACGTTGCCCCACCTGGACCAGGCGGACGAAAGCAACATGAACCTGCTTACCCGCGTGGCAAAGAGTGTTGGCGGCATCGCCAAGGCCAACGACGGCAAGTTGATCATTGTACCCCAGGGCGAGGGAAAGACCATAAGCGGCAAGAGCATGCCCACGGTATCCATCGCCAGGACAAGCGGCACAAGCCATTCTGTTAAGCTGATAGGGCGGCAGGACTATAAGCGGGTTGTCACCGTGTGGCGCGATACTAACGCCGCCCAGGATAAGGAAGCCACGGCCGGAGAAGGGGAGCCGGTTCGCCGTATCCGGCACGTATACCCTGACCAGGCCGCCGCAGAAAAGGCCGCCCAAACCTCTTTGGAAGCCTACCGCCGTGGAAAGTCCACCCTTTCCGTAAGCCTTCCCGGAAGGACGGAGCTAGCCGCAGAGGGCCGCCTAATCCTTTCCGGCTTCCGTTCCGGCGTGAATGGCGAATGGAGCATTACCCGAGTAACGCACAAGATGAGCGCGGGCGGGTATGTTACGGATGTTGAGGGTGAGGTGCCGAAGTAG
- a CDS encoding undecaprenyl-diphosphate phosphatase has product MTDILPAIWLGIVEGLTEFLPVSSTGHLIITGNLLGVTGPKADTFEVVIQLGAILAVVVLYWERFLALLKPRADMRFSGFRGLWLLFLTSLPASLAGLLLHGAIKEHLFTPVTVGLALGVGALYILFVENRTAKQGEPDKYATLDDITPSLALGIGFFQCLALWPGFSRSAATIMGGMILGTRRSLAAEYSFIAAVPIMFAATGYDMLKNYSLFTADDMLFLSVGFAVSFVAAWAAVKTFIALVGRMTFRPFAWYRLALAPLVIYFWS; this is encoded by the coding sequence ATGACAGACATTCTTCCGGCCATATGGCTGGGCATAGTTGAAGGATTGACGGAGTTTCTTCCGGTTTCTTCCACGGGGCACCTCATCATCACCGGAAATCTTCTCGGTGTGACGGGCCCCAAAGCTGATACCTTTGAAGTCGTCATCCAGCTGGGAGCCATTCTTGCCGTGGTCGTTCTCTATTGGGAGCGATTTCTCGCTCTGCTCAAGCCCCGCGCCGATATGCGCTTTTCCGGCTTCAGAGGGCTGTGGCTCCTGTTTCTCACCTCGCTGCCCGCCAGCCTTGCCGGTTTACTCCTGCACGGCGCCATAAAGGAACACCTGTTTACTCCGGTTACCGTGGGACTCGCACTCGGCGTAGGCGCCCTGTACATCCTCTTTGTTGAAAACCGGACGGCAAAACAGGGAGAACCTGACAAATACGCCACCCTCGATGACATAACCCCCTCGCTTGCACTGGGCATAGGCTTTTTCCAGTGCCTTGCGCTGTGGCCCGGCTTTTCCCGTTCAGCTGCCACCATAATGGGGGGCATGATCCTCGGCACCCGCCGTTCGCTTGCGGCGGAGTATTCCTTCATCGCAGCAGTACCCATCATGTTCGCGGCAACCGGCTATGACATGCTCAAAAACTACAGCCTGTTCACGGCCGACGACATGCTCTTTCTGAGTGTCGGCTTTGCCGTTTCCTTTGTTGCGGCGTGGGCTGCGGTAAAAACCTTCATCGCTCTGGTAGGCCGCATGACATTCCGTCCCTTTGCATGGTACCGACTGGCGCTGGCACCGCTGGTGATCTATTTCTGGTCCTGA
- a CDS encoding tyrosine-type recombinase/integrase, producing MKLTDTQIKKIKPQDTAKRYFDGGGLYLEVRPNGSRYWRYKYRFQGKEKLLAIGVYPDISLKDARTARANASALLDKGLDPSTEKNNGRRITAQPEAQTFEQIAREWMDLQKDGWAQSHYRTVVQRLEGNVFPFIGQRPVSEIQPIEVLDTIKLMEARGVRESAHKTMSICSMIFRYAVASCIIASDPTRDLRGALAPVVRSQFAAITTRTGAGQLMRAIHGFEGFTLTRLMLLLHAYTFCRPGEIRGAEWSEIDMDAALWTIPAERMKGKREHLVPLSRQALEVLKAAHPISGHGRFIFPSIRSAAYPMSNNTANAAIRRMGYGKDEMTAHGFRAMASTILNEEGYDPDVIERQLAHIETNKVRAAYHRAQYLEERRMMMQEWANLLDSLAPRIAL from the coding sequence ATGAAGCTTACCGACACGCAAATCAAGAAAATCAAGCCCCAGGACACCGCCAAGCGCTACTTTGACGGCGGCGGCCTTTACCTTGAAGTGCGCCCGAACGGAAGCCGGTACTGGCGATACAAGTACCGCTTTCAGGGGAAAGAAAAGCTTCTCGCTATCGGCGTGTACCCCGACATATCTCTTAAGGATGCAAGAACAGCCAGGGCAAACGCCTCTGCCCTGCTCGACAAGGGCCTGGACCCTTCCACCGAAAAGAACAACGGGCGGCGGATCACCGCACAGCCAGAAGCGCAAACCTTTGAACAGATCGCGCGCGAATGGATGGACCTGCAAAAAGACGGTTGGGCGCAGTCCCACTACCGCACCGTCGTGCAACGCCTTGAGGGAAATGTCTTCCCCTTCATAGGGCAGCGCCCCGTATCCGAAATACAGCCTATAGAAGTGCTGGACACCATAAAGCTCATGGAAGCGCGAGGCGTGCGCGAATCGGCACATAAGACCATGAGCATCTGCAGCATGATTTTCCGCTATGCCGTGGCATCGTGCATTATCGCAAGCGACCCGACCCGAGATTTACGCGGCGCGCTGGCCCCGGTTGTGCGAAGCCAATTTGCCGCGATTACCACGCGGACAGGTGCAGGCCAGTTGATGCGGGCAATACATGGCTTTGAAGGCTTCACCCTTACGCGCCTGATGTTGCTACTGCACGCCTACACCTTCTGCCGCCCTGGCGAAATTCGCGGTGCGGAGTGGTCAGAGATTGATATGGATGCAGCGTTATGGACCATTCCGGCCGAACGCATGAAGGGAAAGCGCGAACACCTGGTGCCACTCTCGCGCCAGGCGCTTGAAGTACTGAAAGCCGCACATCCCATTTCCGGGCATGGCCGTTTCATCTTTCCTTCTATCCGATCCGCCGCTTACCCCATGTCGAACAACACGGCGAACGCCGCTATCCGAAGAATGGGATACGGGAAAGACGAAATGACCGCCCACGGGTTTCGGGCAATGGCGTCTACTATATTAAATGAAGAGGGGTACGACCCGGACGTAATTGAAAGACAACTTGCCCACATTGAAACAAACAAGGTAAGAGCGGCATATCACCGAGCACAGTATTTGGAAGAGAGAAGGATGATGATGCAGGAATGGGCGAACCTACTGGATTCGCTTGCCCCCCGCATAGCCCTTTAA
- a CDS encoding Rha family transcriptional regulator yields the protein MSAVSPTVDLVEGRPVVSSLQVAEFFGKLHKNVVRKIEALEVPSDFNALNFEPVDYLDGKGEVRQAYNLTRDGFTILAMGFTGKKAMQWKIRFIEAFNAMEQALAESGHGQKALPVAAEPFTPTIFEACLLRLIIDWLALFNDNMEHFAGKRYLSPKHKLELSEMLKGRRQFTLANFAALADLVGMETDAVIKQAIKEAHVLSIMEPNVDVHAMLADAWNQFNLRTKRPRLSGGH from the coding sequence ATGTCCGCAGTTTCCCCCACGGTAGACCTTGTCGAGGGTCGACCCGTAGTCTCCAGTCTCCAGGTCGCCGAGTTCTTCGGCAAGCTCCACAAGAATGTCGTTCGTAAGATTGAAGCCTTGGAAGTTCCCTCGGATTTTAACGCGCTCAATTTTGAGCCCGTTGATTATCTGGATGGAAAAGGGGAGGTCCGGCAAGCCTACAACCTAACCCGCGACGGCTTCACCATCCTTGCAATGGGCTTCACTGGCAAAAAGGCCATGCAGTGGAAAATCCGCTTTATCGAAGCCTTCAACGCGATGGAGCAGGCGCTTGCCGAAAGTGGCCACGGCCAGAAAGCGCTTCCCGTTGCGGCGGAACCCTTCACCCCCACCATCTTCGAAGCCTGCCTGCTTCGCCTGATCATTGATTGGCTGGCCCTGTTCAATGACAATATGGAGCACTTCGCGGGCAAGCGGTACCTTTCCCCAAAGCACAAGCTCGAGCTCTCTGAAATGCTCAAGGGGCGGCGCCAGTTTACCTTGGCGAACTTCGCCGCGCTGGCCGATCTGGTGGGCATGGAAACAGACGCCGTAATCAAGCAAGCCATCAAGGAAGCGCATGTGCTTTCCATCATGGAGCCGAACGTTGATGTTCACGCCATGCTTGCGGACGCCTGGAACCAGTTCAACCTTCGGACGAAACGGCCACGCTTAAGCGGCGGCCATTAG
- a CDS encoding phage tail protein — protein MAGVMIKLGAYVFSLDTAAYQQLSRATAYRWQALERVNQLAALQFTGPGEDSISLNGVILPTFRGGLGQLDVMRAEAAKGEPLLMVDGRGYVHGRWVILSVNETQKTFERGGAPLQIEFSIRLRKYDEGY, from the coding sequence ATGGCCGGAGTAATGATCAAGCTTGGCGCGTACGTGTTTTCACTGGATACCGCGGCATATCAGCAACTTTCACGGGCCACGGCCTACCGTTGGCAGGCGTTGGAGCGTGTAAACCAGCTTGCCGCCTTGCAGTTCACGGGACCAGGTGAAGACTCCATTTCACTGAACGGGGTTATTCTGCCCACCTTCCGGGGCGGCCTAGGGCAACTGGATGTCATGCGCGCGGAAGCCGCCAAAGGGGAGCCGCTTCTTATGGTAGATGGCCGGGGCTATGTGCATGGCCGGTGGGTTATCCTTAGTGTGAACGAGACGCAAAAGACATTTGAGCGTGGCGGCGCACCGTTGCAAATCGAGTTTTCAATCCGTCTGCGTAAGTATGATGAGGGATATTGA
- a CDS encoding tail protein X has product MQYQTKEGDALDRICWQFYGTRADMATAVALVLEANPGIAKHGPLLPAGVVLSLPDLPTPVEERGISLWD; this is encoded by the coding sequence ATGCAGTACCAGACGAAAGAGGGCGATGCCCTGGACCGCATTTGCTGGCAATTCTACGGCACCAGGGCGGACATGGCCACGGCCGTTGCCTTGGTGCTTGAAGCGAATCCCGGCATTGCCAAGCATGGACCCTTACTGCCCGCAGGCGTGGTGCTTTCCCTTCCCGATCTGCCAACCCCCGTTGAAGAACGGGGCATAAGCCTGTGGGACTAG
- a CDS encoding phage major tail tube protein, translating to MSVASDILKGFAVFVDGRGYAGEVQELQLPKLSLTTEDFRAAGMDAPVGIETGMEKLECTMTTPKQCADLLSLFGLTTGTDTQLTARGSLESFDGTVTPVVVQLRGRLRSIEPAAWKSGEVGASTYTFDLTYYKREQGGRVLHEIDVINMVRIVNGMDQLAARRSALGM from the coding sequence ATGTCCGTTGCAAGTGACATTCTGAAAGGCTTTGCCGTGTTCGTTGACGGGCGCGGCTACGCCGGGGAAGTGCAGGAACTGCAACTGCCCAAGCTGTCCCTTACCACCGAAGATTTTCGCGCCGCTGGCATGGATGCACCCGTGGGCATTGAAACCGGCATGGAAAAGCTGGAATGCACCATGACCACCCCCAAGCAATGCGCGGACCTGCTGTCCCTGTTCGGCCTGACCACCGGGACCGATACGCAGCTTACTGCGCGCGGTTCCCTGGAATCCTTCGACGGCACCGTTACCCCGGTTGTTGTTCAGCTTCGCGGCCGTCTGCGTTCCATTGAACCGGCCGCCTGGAAGTCCGGGGAAGTGGGCGCGTCCACCTATACCTTTGACCTCACGTACTACAAGCGGGAGCAGGGCGGCAGAGTGCTGCACGAAATCGACGTTATCAACATGGTCCGCATCGTTAATGGCATGGATCAGCTTGCCGCCCGGCGTAGCGCCCTGGGCATGTAG
- a CDS encoding phage tail assembly protein, whose product MKTKITLDYPVEMMGETVTELSIRRVKVRDQVIAAKAGGTNQDKEVRLFANLCEVSPQVIEELDMVDYRKVQEIYDGFLS is encoded by the coding sequence ATGAAAACCAAAATCACGCTTGATTATCCTGTGGAAATGATGGGCGAAACGGTTACGGAACTCAGTATACGCCGTGTGAAGGTTCGCGACCAGGTTATAGCCGCCAAGGCCGGTGGAACTAACCAGGATAAGGAAGTGCGCCTGTTTGCCAACCTGTGCGAGGTGTCGCCCCAGGTGATTGAAGAACTGGATATGGTTGACTACCGGAAGGTGCAGGAAATCTACGACGGTTTTTTGTCCTAG